One genomic region from Deltaproteobacteria bacterium encodes:
- a CDS encoding site-2 protease family protein: MSESPLEPDTGAPEESVAARAAAIRQEIAAEREKQNSPTKNLALFLITGIVFVAVMGSDLDLGAVLLFLGVLLFHELGHALAMVAFGYRNVSMFFIPFLGALMTGRKDDAPAWQEALVSLAGPLPGLLVGIALLPVALLRQEGLLAELSGYLIILNGFNLLPFLPLDGGHFAAAVLFQRHRHLETAFAYLGAVGLVAIALLLGWWGIGIFAVFAFVAANFQRKVREVAHRLGEEHGARVADPDDAMLVTMDEAVERELSVEAPATRARVVEQIRQAARRRPPEALATALLFVAYLAPLPLLIVAGIVGIFLGAAAQPAP; encoded by the coding sequence GTGAGCGAGAGCCCGCTCGAGCCCGACACCGGGGCGCCGGAGGAGAGCGTCGCTGCGCGGGCCGCGGCCATCCGGCAGGAGATCGCCGCCGAGCGGGAGAAGCAGAACTCGCCCACCAAGAACCTCGCCCTCTTCCTGATCACGGGGATCGTCTTCGTGGCGGTGATGGGGAGCGATCTGGATCTGGGGGCGGTGCTCCTCTTCCTGGGCGTGCTCCTCTTCCACGAGCTGGGCCACGCCCTGGCGATGGTCGCCTTCGGCTACCGCAACGTCTCGATGTTCTTCATCCCCTTCCTCGGCGCCCTGATGACCGGCCGCAAGGACGACGCGCCCGCCTGGCAGGAGGCGCTCGTCAGCCTCGCCGGCCCGCTGCCCGGGCTCCTCGTCGGCATCGCCCTGCTTCCGGTGGCCCTGCTGCGGCAGGAGGGCCTCCTCGCCGAGCTCTCCGGCTACCTGATCATCCTCAACGGCTTCAACCTGCTGCCCTTCCTGCCCCTGGACGGCGGGCACTTCGCGGCGGCCGTGCTCTTTCAGCGCCACCGCCACCTGGAGACGGCCTTCGCCTACCTCGGCGCCGTCGGGCTGGTCGCCATCGCCCTGCTCCTGGGCTGGTGGGGCATCGGCATCTTCGCCGTCTTCGCCTTCGTCGCCGCCAACTTCCAGCGCAAGGTGCGGGAGGTGGCGCACCGCCTGGGTGAGGAGCACGGCGCGCGCGTGGCCGATCCCGACGACGCCATGCTCGTCACCATGGACGAGGCCGTGGAGCGGGAGCTCTCGGTGGAGGCGCCGGCCACCCGGGCCCGGGTGGTCGAGCAGATCCGGCAGGCGGCGCGTCGCCGTCCGCCCGAGGCGCTGGCCACCGCGCTCCTCTTCGTCGCCTACCTCGCGCCGCTCCCCCTGCTCATCGTCGCCGGGATCGTGGGCATCTTCCTGGGGGCGGCCGCGCAGCCCGCGCCCTGA
- a CDS encoding caspase family protein codes for MRRLSPLVLASFLLLGPLSCERCGGAKTPPPPVDAGAGDAGAGEEPAGAALQVPEGALLAGPRTYGVIAGVLVFSEPGVAGWPAKERKDRELHELLLARGVPASNLELLLDEAVTRESVLAAIGRVARAAPAGSTFFFYYAGHGARDEAGATHFLAHDSKSADLAGTAIGVDAIESSLREAFAGERVVLMADCCHSGALAPVAAALAREKQVQAAALTSAEASNLSTSNWTFTQAVIDGLRGDALGDADRDGLLQLDELGASVAAEMKHREGQRHGFASYGLPGRAPLAHAGEGPGAAVGPFPAGAYLRAPVGAGHRVVRVREPGAVESLVRFFDYSAFEDRRVKNAELEAIAYERHPVGAKLRVFWGGELWDAEVRAVEGDFHRITYPGWDASWDEWILSDRIAGLRPPPGEAAPGPALVEVEWGGSWWPALILEEKGKQLRIHYVGYDSSWDEWIPPERLRRVKAGKEPAAVGEPVQVEWRGQWWPASILDRTGERYLIRYDGYGTEWDEWVGEARIRRRG; via the coding sequence ATGCGCCGCCTCTCCCCGCTCGTCCTCGCGTCGTTCCTGCTCCTCGGTCCGCTCTCCTGCGAGCGCTGCGGGGGAGCGAAGACGCCGCCGCCGCCGGTCGACGCCGGGGCGGGCGACGCCGGGGCGGGCGAGGAGCCCGCCGGCGCCGCGCTGCAGGTCCCGGAGGGCGCGCTCCTCGCGGGGCCCCGGACCTACGGGGTGATCGCCGGCGTGCTGGTCTTCTCCGAGCCGGGCGTGGCGGGCTGGCCGGCGAAGGAGCGCAAGGACCGGGAGCTCCACGAGCTGCTCCTCGCCCGCGGCGTGCCGGCCTCGAACCTCGAGCTGCTCCTCGACGAGGCGGTGACGAGGGAGTCGGTGCTGGCGGCGATCGGGCGGGTGGCCCGCGCGGCCCCGGCGGGCTCGACCTTCTTCTTCTACTACGCCGGTCACGGCGCGCGGGACGAGGCCGGCGCGACGCACTTCCTGGCGCACGACTCGAAGAGCGCCGACCTCGCGGGCACCGCCATCGGCGTGGACGCGATCGAGTCGAGCCTGCGGGAGGCTTTCGCGGGAGAGCGGGTCGTGCTCATGGCCGACTGCTGCCACTCCGGGGCCCTCGCCCCGGTGGCGGCGGCGCTGGCGCGGGAGAAGCAGGTGCAGGCCGCGGCGCTCACCTCGGCCGAGGCCAGCAACCTCTCCACCAGCAACTGGACCTTCACCCAGGCGGTGATCGACGGCCTGCGGGGAGACGCCCTCGGCGACGCCGACCGGGATGGCCTCCTGCAGCTGGACGAGCTGGGCGCGTCCGTCGCCGCCGAGATGAAGCACCGCGAGGGGCAGCGCCACGGCTTCGCCTCGTACGGCCTCCCGGGCCGCGCGCCGCTGGCCCACGCCGGGGAGGGCCCGGGCGCGGCCGTCGGCCCCTTCCCGGCGGGCGCCTACCTGCGGGCGCCGGTGGGCGCGGGCCACCGGGTCGTGCGGGTGCGCGAGCCCGGCGCCGTCGAGAGCCTGGTGCGCTTCTTCGACTACAGCGCCTTCGAGGACCGGCGGGTGAAGAACGCGGAGCTCGAGGCCATCGCCTACGAGCGCCACCCCGTCGGCGCGAAGCTCCGGGTCTTCTGGGGCGGCGAGCTCTGGGACGCCGAGGTGAGGGCGGTGGAGGGCGACTTCCACCGGATCACCTACCCGGGCTGGGACGCGTCCTGGGACGAGTGGATCCTGAGCGACCGCATCGCCGGCCTGCGGCCGCCGCCCGGAGAGGCCGCTCCCGGACCGGCGCTGGTGGAGGTGGAGTGGGGCGGGAGCTGGTGGCCCGCCCTCATCCTCGAGGAGAAGGGCAAGCAGCTGCGCATCCACTACGTCGGGTACGACAGCAGCTGGGACGAGTGGATCCCGCCGGAGCGTCTGCGGCGGGTGAAGGCCGGGAAGGAGCCGGCGGCGGTCGGCGAGCCGGTGCAGGTCGAGTGGCGGGGCCAGTGGTGGCCGGCCTCGATCCTCGACCGGACCGGGGAGCGCTACCTCATCCGCTACGACGGCTACGGCACCGAGTGGGACGAGTGGGTCGGCGAGGCCCGCATCCGCCGCAGGGGCTAG
- a CDS encoding MXAN_5808 family serine peptidase, translating into MTFQRQNLPRAQRLRRRALQVSAALLLGSLAALAPDGPFDGRRDASALGSRAEATMGSDFRLSDLRLFNAVVLLVHDRYVDDDRIHARNMLLSALDYVEKRVAEVLIDEKRAASHQEVTVTVGTATRTFDISGVGDLWQMSVGMKEIFAFIEANLVSHEELPEIEYAAINGMLATLDPHSNLLDPEQYTDMKMHTTGEFGGLGFVVSLRDGRLTIMKVLPRTPAHRGGIRPRDVITQIEAESTVNMDLTEAVKRLRGVPGTNVSFWVDRKGFEKPRKFTLARARISIDSIDPAKLLTGNVGYIRITNFQGNTTSDLRRSMLDLAEKAGGRLKGLVLDLRGNPGGLLDQAIQVTDLFVDDGTIVSTVGMSNKLRERKFATRPGTLKDLPMVVLVSHSSASASEIVSGALKNLDRAMVVGSQTFGKGSVQVLYPQNDDSALKLTVAEYLTPGDISIQDVGVTPDIDLIPALVSRSRIWAFAPRESMRESDLEASMSEEVAGAAPGANPVGFRTAERRNTDEPVAHLTFLRDDVPEGEEIDEFEEPEWKEDFQVRFARELLLDAGATTRKEMLRDARRVVNERSASERRRINEAVGKLGVGWNPPRTEKVAGAPDVSATLEVKGVARAGEEVHLVLTVKNEGSTPLNRVRAWTKTRSPRSVHYAYLFDRIEFVLGQIDPGRTQTWSVPVELPIDLPARHELLDLQIAAEQHEEVTSVPAELELSGKALPRFAFAWGIDDGESPQADGVLSPGEKVKLWVGVKNVGEGAAPEVVATLKNLEDEHLYIHEGRAAIGKLPRGGTALGEMLLELKDGFDEPRARMRVTIYDRDAGEYISSEIQVPVAHRGDAAVRTAGSLRATSATEARAWAAPEAPVVATLKKGAVLPLTHDVGAYHRVSLGEGLSGFVAAEVSKKQGAVRKRPAGVALAFPFEAPTIQLVGLEESPATDQATFALAGKATDATGIRDVYLFLNNQKVYFKAAAGTGDREIPFTTTLELAEGANNLMLFAREDDSLIGRKTVVIFRRPATLAAAVESAAPDTAPAKKSP; encoded by the coding sequence ATGACCTTCCAGCGACAGAACCTCCCCCGCGCCCAGCGGCTGCGCCGCCGCGCCCTCCAGGTGAGCGCGGCCCTCCTCCTCGGCAGCCTCGCGGCCCTCGCGCCCGACGGCCCCTTCGACGGCCGGCGTGACGCCTCGGCGCTCGGCAGCCGGGCCGAGGCGACGATGGGGAGCGACTTCCGCCTCTCCGATCTGCGCCTCTTCAACGCCGTGGTCCTCCTGGTGCACGACCGCTACGTGGACGACGACCGGATCCACGCCCGGAACATGCTGCTCTCGGCCCTCGACTACGTCGAGAAGCGGGTGGCCGAGGTACTGATCGACGAGAAGCGCGCCGCCTCCCATCAGGAGGTCACCGTCACCGTCGGCACGGCCACCCGCACCTTCGACATCTCGGGGGTCGGCGACCTCTGGCAGATGTCGGTGGGGATGAAGGAGATCTTCGCCTTCATCGAGGCGAACCTCGTGAGCCACGAGGAGCTGCCCGAGATCGAGTACGCCGCCATCAACGGGATGCTGGCCACCCTCGACCCGCACTCCAACCTCCTCGATCCCGAGCAGTACACCGACATGAAGATGCACACGACCGGCGAGTTCGGCGGGCTGGGCTTCGTCGTGTCGCTGCGGGACGGCCGCCTGACGATCATGAAGGTGCTGCCGCGCACCCCGGCCCACCGGGGCGGCATCCGCCCCCGGGACGTGATCACCCAGATCGAGGCCGAGTCGACGGTGAACATGGACCTGACCGAGGCGGTGAAGCGCCTGCGGGGGGTGCCGGGCACCAACGTCTCCTTCTGGGTCGACCGCAAGGGCTTCGAGAAGCCGAGGAAGTTCACCCTCGCCCGGGCCCGGATCTCCATCGACTCGATCGATCCGGCCAAGCTGCTGACCGGCAACGTCGGCTACATCCGGATCACCAACTTCCAGGGGAACACCACCTCCGACCTGCGCCGGTCCATGCTCGATCTGGCCGAGAAGGCCGGCGGCCGCCTCAAGGGGCTGGTGCTGGACCTGCGCGGCAACCCGGGCGGCCTCCTCGATCAGGCCATCCAGGTCACCGACCTCTTCGTCGACGACGGCACGATCGTCTCGACGGTGGGCATGAGCAACAAGCTGCGCGAGCGGAAGTTCGCCACCCGGCCCGGCACCCTGAAGGACCTGCCGATGGTCGTGCTGGTGAGCCACTCCTCGGCCTCGGCCTCGGAGATCGTCAGCGGCGCCCTGAAGAACCTCGACCGCGCGATGGTGGTCGGCTCCCAGACCTTCGGCAAGGGCTCGGTGCAGGTCCTCTACCCGCAGAACGACGACTCGGCCCTCAAGCTGACCGTCGCCGAGTACCTCACCCCGGGCGACATCTCGATCCAGGACGTGGGCGTCACGCCGGACATCGACCTGATCCCGGCGCTCGTCTCCCGCTCGCGGATCTGGGCCTTCGCTCCGCGCGAGTCCATGCGCGAGTCGGACCTCGAGGCGAGCATGTCCGAGGAGGTCGCCGGTGCGGCCCCGGGCGCGAACCCGGTGGGCTTCCGCACCGCCGAGCGGCGCAACACCGACGAGCCGGTGGCCCACCTCACCTTCCTGCGGGACGACGTGCCCGAGGGTGAGGAGATCGACGAGTTCGAGGAGCCCGAGTGGAAGGAGGACTTCCAGGTCCGCTTCGCCCGCGAGCTGCTCCTCGATGCCGGCGCGACGACCCGCAAGGAGATGCTGCGGGACGCCCGCCGGGTGGTGAACGAGCGCTCGGCCAGCGAGCGCCGCCGGATCAACGAGGCCGTCGGCAAGCTCGGCGTGGGCTGGAACCCGCCGCGCACCGAGAAGGTGGCCGGCGCCCCCGACGTGAGCGCGACCCTCGAGGTGAAGGGCGTGGCCCGCGCCGGCGAGGAGGTCCACCTCGTCCTCACCGTGAAGAACGAGGGCAGCACGCCGCTCAACCGGGTGCGCGCCTGGACCAAGACCCGCTCTCCGCGCTCGGTCCACTACGCCTACCTCTTCGACCGCATCGAGTTCGTCCTCGGCCAGATCGATCCCGGCCGCACCCAGACCTGGTCGGTGCCGGTCGAGCTGCCCATCGATCTCCCGGCCCGCCACGAGCTCCTCGACCTGCAGATCGCCGCCGAGCAGCACGAGGAGGTCACCTCGGTCCCGGCCGAGCTCGAGCTCTCGGGCAAGGCCCTGCCCCGCTTCGCCTTCGCCTGGGGCATCGACGACGGCGAGAGCCCCCAGGCCGACGGCGTCCTCTCGCCCGGCGAGAAGGTGAAGCTCTGGGTGGGCGTGAAGAACGTCGGCGAGGGCGCGGCCCCCGAGGTGGTCGCCACGCTCAAGAACCTCGAGGACGAGCACCTCTACATCCACGAGGGCCGCGCAGCGATCGGCAAGCTGCCCCGCGGCGGCACCGCCCTCGGGGAGATGCTGCTCGAGCTGAAGGACGGCTTCGACGAGCCGCGGGCCCGGATGCGGGTGACGATCTACGACCGGGACGCGGGCGAGTACATCTCCTCCGAGATCCAGGTCCCCGTGGCCCACCGGGGCGACGCCGCGGTCCGGACCGCCGGGAGCCTGCGCGCCACCTCGGCGACCGAGGCGCGCGCCTGGGCCGCCCCCGAGGCGCCGGTGGTGGCCACCCTGAAGAAGGGCGCCGTCCTCCCCCTCACCCACGACGTGGGCGCCTACCACCGGGTGTCGCTCGGAGAGGGCCTCTCCGGCTTCGTGGCCGCGGAGGTCTCGAAGAAGCAGGGCGCCGTGCGCAAGCGGCCCGCGGGCGTGGCCCTCGCCTTCCCCTTCGAGGCGCCGACGATCCAGCTGGTGGGCCTCGAGGAGTCCCCGGCCACCGATCAGGCCACCTTCGCCCTGGCGGGCAAGGCCACGGACGCCACCGGCATCCGGGACGTCTACCTCTTCCTCAACAACCAGAAGGTCTACTTCAAGGCCGCCGCGGGGACGGGAGATCGGGAGATCCCCTTCACCACCACCCTCGAGCTGGCCGAGGGGGCGAACAACCTGATGCTCTTCGCGCGGGAGGACGACTCCCTGATCGGTCGCAAGACGGTCGTCATCTTCCGTCGCCCGGCGACCCTCGCCGCGGCGGTCGAGTCGGCCGCGCCGGACACCGCGCCGGCCAAGAAGAGCCCTTGA
- a CDS encoding YbhB/YbcL family Raf kinase inhibitor-like protein, with the protein MKLWSDSFEEGTAIPTPFAFGKHDPESHVTLCENRNPHLAWSDLPEGTRSLALLCHDSDVPSRGDDVNQEGKTVPADLPRVDFFHWVLVDLPPEEGYFEAGAFSDGVTARGKGADDSPMGRHGINDYTGWFAGDADMKGDYFGYDGPCPPWNDSIVHHYHFTLFALDVEKLMVDGAFGGADVRAAMEGHVLAEASVMGTYHINPDAR; encoded by the coding sequence ATGAAGCTCTGGAGTGACTCGTTCGAGGAGGGGACAGCGATCCCCACGCCCTTCGCTTTCGGCAAGCACGATCCCGAGAGCCACGTGACCCTGTGCGAGAACCGCAACCCCCACCTGGCGTGGTCCGACCTGCCCGAGGGGACGCGCTCGCTGGCGCTGCTCTGTCACGACTCCGACGTGCCCAGCAGGGGTGACGACGTGAACCAGGAGGGCAAGACCGTCCCGGCCGACCTGCCGCGGGTCGACTTCTTCCACTGGGTCCTCGTCGACCTGCCCCCCGAGGAGGGGTACTTCGAGGCCGGCGCGTTCTCCGACGGCGTCACCGCCCGGGGCAAGGGCGCGGACGACAGCCCGATGGGCCGCCACGGCATCAACGACTACACCGGCTGGTTCGCCGGCGACGCCGACATGAAGGGCGACTACTTCGGCTACGACGGCCCCTGCCCGCCGTGGAACGACAGCATCGTCCACCACTACCACTTCACCCTCTTCGCCCTGGACGTCGAGAAGCTGATGGTGGACGGCGCCTTCGGGGGCGCCGACGTGCGCGCCGCGATGGAGGGCCACGTCCTGGCCGAGGCCAGCGTGATGGGCACCTACCACATCAACCCCGACGCTCGGTGA
- a CDS encoding tetratricopeptide repeat protein, with translation MKTALRPLALALCLGLAAPALADFTPDQLVSIGESYLKNGQDQKAIDPLEQALALDPEHARAHRLLGAALTRLGESERAIAELTRAAALEPKHYQGQMLLGMAHDLAGDSTAAARTYQQAAKLEPDRPEAWHEWGMSLVLAGKAPAALEPLRKARAASKDRDPQILADLGYALNAAKKSGEAVKLLESVLGAHPKSAELRFVLGDARAASGDHAGAVSAYEEALKRDREHWLAAYHLGLAHSKLGDHARAAEALERATRIRPEGPRPWLALALAREKAGDLPGAVEAARKLESLAPGAEEPRKLIQRLEAARAKTPEGSGTK, from the coding sequence ATGAAGACCGCACTTCGCCCCCTCGCCCTCGCCCTCTGTCTCGGCCTCGCCGCCCCGGCCCTCGCCGACTTCACCCCCGATCAGCTCGTCTCGATCGGCGAGAGCTACCTGAAGAACGGGCAGGACCAGAAGGCGATCGATCCCCTGGAGCAGGCCCTCGCCCTCGACCCGGAGCACGCCCGGGCCCACCGGCTGCTGGGCGCCGCCCTCACCCGGCTGGGCGAGAGCGAGCGCGCCATCGCCGAGCTCACCCGGGCCGCGGCGCTCGAGCCGAAGCACTACCAGGGCCAGATGCTCCTGGGCATGGCCCACGACCTCGCCGGCGACTCGACGGCCGCGGCCCGCACCTACCAGCAGGCGGCGAAGCTCGAGCCGGACCGCCCCGAGGCCTGGCACGAGTGGGGGATGAGCCTGGTCCTCGCGGGCAAGGCCCCAGCCGCGCTCGAGCCCCTGCGCAAGGCGCGGGCGGCGAGCAAGGACCGCGACCCGCAGATCCTGGCCGATCTGGGCTACGCCCTGAACGCCGCGAAGAAGAGCGGTGAGGCGGTGAAGCTGCTGGAGTCGGTGCTGGGCGCCCACCCGAAGAGCGCCGAGCTCCGCTTCGTCCTGGGCGACGCCCGGGCCGCCAGCGGGGATCACGCCGGGGCGGTGAGCGCCTACGAGGAGGCCCTGAAGCGCGACCGCGAGCACTGGCTCGCCGCCTACCACCTCGGCCTGGCCCACTCGAAGCTCGGCGATCACGCCCGGGCCGCCGAGGCGCTGGAGCGGGCCACCCGGATCCGCCCCGAGGGTCCCCGGCCCTGGCTGGCCCTGGCCCTGGCCCGGGAGAAGGCCGGCGATCTCCCGGGCGCGGTGGAGGCGGCCCGGAAGCTGGAGAGCCTCGCACCGGGCGCAGAGGAGCCCCGCAAGCTGATCCAGCGCCTCGAGGCCGCCCGGGCGAAGACCCCCGAGGGCTCTGGCACCAAGTAA
- a CDS encoding putative metal-binding motif-containing protein, producing MRKNLDRYLERCRHLLGVACAITLLALASGCVPAQVSLEGKACDENGACAAGYTCDHARDTCVPEGSLTDGGSDGGTEDGGSDGGSDGGTDGGTDGGTDGGTDGGPCSGPEICNLLDDNCDGQTDEGLTDWDTDGFCDAMDCDDQNPDANADQLEVCDGADNDCDGDTDESDPALGSPCTIPAGNGTFGECVHGATGCVGGFLACEPRAPASGDLCGHDDDCDGTTDFPPPPGDLIAATVSVDMAGLVEDTTRVPARYPLTGLSGAVQLRADVSPDTRYITLDDAGAAVTWHLITSGQAPRVGPVLEVGVVGSGAVIELAEGLHLVRMVYSDPCGSGDQQQEFVLSVGSPTARVKPGGESNFRAVCADPGGARIWVASDGSAHVLTPALAPSTSASATNLQGCAVGPSGAGYFGRKNNGDRVYRYANPADLSARDDLDVANNDGITPLGMAAVDGRRPWIVSEDKLKFFDGQSPGTFVEDSAVTRPPDGGIVTCVIRESNTALWVCTANGVNRLELTNFNPADPGGSSSWTFSQSLTLFAEAGAGGGTRADGLTWDNGTLWGITRDTNDRVVRFDATAYRACMAGGCALADHVVAIDISGNPASPQNKADAIRVWSDGDLMIASGNGLLRYQYCGPTDGCPSMALQLHGGDATDLDLLDGGGLPWSLVATLTGGSGEVYLYRGE from the coding sequence ATGCGGAAGAACCTCGACCGGTACCTCGAGCGCTGCCGCCACCTCCTCGGGGTGGCCTGCGCGATCACCCTTCTCGCCCTGGCCTCGGGCTGCGTCCCGGCCCAGGTCAGCCTCGAGGGGAAGGCCTGTGACGAGAACGGCGCCTGCGCGGCCGGCTACACCTGCGACCACGCCCGCGACACCTGCGTCCCCGAGGGGAGCCTCACGGACGGCGGCAGCGACGGCGGCACGGAAGACGGCGGCAGCGACGGCGGCAGCGACGGCGGCACGGACGGGGGTACGGACGGCGGCACGGACGGGGGCACCGACGGCGGCCCCTGCAGCGGCCCCGAGATCTGCAACCTCCTCGACGACAACTGCGACGGCCAGACCGACGAGGGCCTCACCGACTGGGACACCGACGGCTTCTGCGACGCGATGGACTGCGACGACCAGAACCCCGACGCGAACGCCGATCAGCTCGAGGTCTGCGACGGGGCGGACAACGACTGCGACGGCGACACCGACGAGTCCGATCCGGCGCTGGGCTCGCCCTGCACCATCCCCGCCGGCAACGGCACCTTCGGTGAGTGCGTCCACGGCGCCACCGGCTGCGTGGGCGGCTTCCTCGCCTGCGAGCCCCGGGCGCCGGCCTCGGGCGACCTCTGCGGGCACGACGACGACTGCGACGGCACCACCGACTTCCCCCCGCCGCCGGGGGATCTGATCGCGGCCACCGTGAGCGTGGACATGGCGGGGCTGGTCGAGGACACCACCCGGGTCCCGGCGCGCTATCCCCTCACCGGCCTCTCCGGCGCGGTGCAGCTCCGGGCCGACGTCAGCCCCGACACGCGCTACATCACCCTGGACGACGCCGGCGCGGCGGTGACCTGGCACCTGATCACCTCCGGGCAGGCGCCGCGGGTCGGGCCGGTTCTCGAGGTCGGCGTGGTCGGCAGCGGCGCCGTGATCGAGCTCGCCGAGGGCCTGCACCTGGTCCGCATGGTCTACAGCGATCCCTGCGGGAGCGGCGACCAGCAGCAGGAGTTCGTGCTCTCGGTCGGCTCTCCCACCGCCCGGGTCAAGCCGGGCGGCGAGAGCAACTTCCGCGCGGTCTGCGCCGATCCGGGCGGCGCCCGGATCTGGGTGGCCTCCGATGGCAGCGCCCATGTGCTGACCCCTGCCCTGGCGCCGAGCACCTCGGCCTCGGCGACCAACCTGCAGGGCTGCGCGGTCGGCCCCTCCGGGGCGGGCTACTTCGGCCGGAAGAACAACGGTGATCGGGTCTACCGCTACGCGAACCCCGCCGACCTCTCGGCCCGGGACGACCTCGACGTCGCCAACAACGACGGCATCACTCCGCTGGGGATGGCCGCCGTCGATGGGCGCCGCCCCTGGATCGTCAGCGAGGACAAGCTGAAGTTCTTCGACGGGCAGAGCCCGGGCACCTTCGTCGAGGACAGCGCCGTGACCCGGCCGCCGGACGGCGGCATCGTCACCTGCGTCATCCGCGAGTCGAACACCGCCCTCTGGGTCTGCACCGCCAACGGTGTGAACCGCCTCGAGCTCACCAACTTCAACCCCGCCGATCCCGGGGGCTCCTCCAGCTGGACCTTCAGCCAGAGCCTGACCCTCTTCGCCGAGGCCGGCGCCGGGGGAGGCACGCGGGCGGACGGCCTGACCTGGGACAACGGCACCCTCTGGGGCATCACCCGCGACACCAACGACCGGGTGGTGCGCTTCGACGCCACGGCCTATCGGGCCTGCATGGCCGGAGGCTGCGCCCTCGCCGACCACGTCGTGGCCATCGACATCTCGGGCAACCCGGCCTCACCCCAGAACAAGGCCGACGCCATCCGCGTCTGGTCCGACGGTGATCTGATGATCGCCAGCGGCAACGGCCTGCTGCGCTACCAGTACTGCGGTCCCACCGACGGCTGCCCGAGCATGGCGCTCCAGCTCCACGGAGGCGACGCCACCGACCTCGATCTGCTCGACGGCGGCGGCCTGCCCTGGAGCCTCGTCGCCACCCTCACCGGCGGGAGCGGTGAGGTCTACCTCTACCGGGGCGAGTGA